Genomic segment of Halococcus hamelinensis 100A6:
TCTCGACGGCGTCCTCGTCGGCCGGTGGGATGCCCTGGGCGCGGTCGGCGGGGTCGAACGCGACGTACATCGCGGTGAGCGCCTCGCGTTCGTCGTCGTACTCCTGGATCCGGATCTCGCGGCCGTGGGCGTCGGTGAACGTGATGGGCGGCGGGTCGAACGTCCGGGCGTGGTCCTCGGGGTAGCCCCTCATCGGGCGAGTGTCACCGAGGTCTCGGCGTTCAGGAGGACGAACTCGGTGGTAGGGTCGAGCCGGATCTTCCCGGTCGGGGTGCGCTCGCCGCCGTCGAGCACCAGCCGGTCGAACCCGCCGGCCTCGGCGAGCTCGACCAGCGCGCCGCCGGCGTGACCTTCGACCTGCTCGATCCCGGCGTCGATGTCGACGTCGTCGAGCATCGTCCGGATCCGCCGTTCGACCGCCTCGGGGTCCGTGACGTCGCTCTCGACCACCGCCACCGTGAGGTCGTCGCCGGTCTCGCGCACCCGCGCGATGGTCCGTTCGAGCGCGTCGAACGCCCGGTCCGTCCCGTCGATACCGAGCAGCACGTTCATGCCGGATGCTGGCGGCCTCGGAGGAAAACCGTTGTGGCGCTCGCGGCTCCCGAACGCTTTTTCACCCCCGTCCGCAACCCACCACGATGACCGACGACGCTCCACAGAACCCCGATTCGGGGGATGAAACCGGCGAGGACCCGGCCCCCGACACGACGGTCCCCGAGGACGTCCGAACCTACGACCGCTTCTCGAAGATGGACGGTGCGCGCTATGAGCGCGCCAACGAGTTTCTCAGGGATCGAACGTACATCACCGCCCGTGAGTGGGCGATCGCGCGGCTGTGTGCCGACTTCCGCACCGAGACCGGCGTCGAGATGACCAAGATCGGCGACCACCTCCCCGAACTCGTCCCCTTCATGACCGACACCTACACGCCACAGGCCGTCAACCAGGCCCGGTCGGCGTTCGAGGGCAAGGTCAGGAAGGCGGGGGCGACCTTCCTCTACGGCGCGATGTGTGATTTCTTCACCGCCGAGGACCTCGACGACGTGATGTACGAGGCCACCGAGGTGGCGAAGTTCCTGCTCGAAGTCGAGGGCGTGGACCTGGCGTTCGACGACGAACTCGCCGCCGAGGAACGGATCTCCTCGACGATGCGCGAGGTGCGAACCCAGAGCGCCGCGCTCCGCCACGACGACCTCACCTGTCCCCACTGCGGCGAGCGGTTCGAACCGGGCGAGACGACCGACGAAGCCAGCGACTGACCGGGTAGGGATCCGACGGATCTCCTCGTTCGACCGTGGCGACGACGTCGACCTCGGGAGTAGCGACGTCGTGGAACGTCGGCTCCGGCCT
This window contains:
- a CDS encoding universal stress protein, whose translation is MNVLLGIDGTDRAFDALERTIARVRETGDDLTVAVVESDVTDPEAVERRIRTMLDDVDIDAGIEQVEGHAGGALVELAEAGGFDRLVLDGGERTPTGKIRLDPTTEFVLLNAETSVTLAR
- a CDS encoding DUF5806 family protein — its product is MTDDAPQNPDSGDETGEDPAPDTTVPEDVRTYDRFSKMDGARYERANEFLRDRTYITAREWAIARLCADFRTETGVEMTKIGDHLPELVPFMTDTYTPQAVNQARSAFEGKVRKAGATFLYGAMCDFFTAEDLDDVMYEATEVAKFLLEVEGVDLAFDDELAAEERISSTMREVRTQSAALRHDDLTCPHCGERFEPGETTDEASD